Proteins from one Carcharodon carcharias isolate sCarCar2 chromosome 37 unlocalized genomic scaffold, sCarCar2.pri SUPER_37_unloc_1, whole genome shotgun sequence genomic window:
- the LOC121274555 gene encoding histone H2B 5 has product MVDEKKPAPKKGAKKALKKPLAKGGKKRRKSRKESYSIYIYKVMKQVHPDTGISSKAMSIMNSFVSDIFERIAGEASRLAHYNKRSTISSREIQTAVRLLLPGELAKHAVSEGTKAVTKYTSSK; this is encoded by the coding sequence atggttgatgagaagaaaccAGCTCCCAAGAAGGGAGCCAAGAAAGCCTTAAAGAAACCGCTAGCAAAGGGCGGCAAGAAGCGGCGAAAGTCGAGGAAGGAGAGTTactccatctacatctacaaagtgatgaagcaggttcaccccgacaccggcatctcctccaaggccatgagcatcatgaactcgtTCGTGAGCGATATTTTCGAGCGCATCGCGGGTGAGGCTTCCcgcctggcccattacaacaagcgcagcaccatcagctcccgggagatccagaccgccgtgcgcctgctgctgcccggggaactggccaagcacgccgtgtcggaagggacaaaggcggtgaccaagtacaccagctccaagtaa
- the LOC121274500 gene encoding histone H2A-like codes for MDRVHRNTGRGKTGNKSRSKAKSRSSRAGLQFPVGRVHRLLRKGNYAERVGAGAPVYLAPVLEYLMAEILELAGNAAQDNKKTRIIPRHLQLAVRNDEELNKLLGGMTIAQGRVLPNIQAVLLPKKTSAAASSKTK; via the exons atggatcgtgtccacaggaAT actGGAAGAGGAAAGACCGGCAATAAATCTCGGTCCAAGGCCAAGTCTCGCTCCTCCCGGGCTGGACTGCAGTTCCCGGTGGGCCGGGTTCACAGGCTCCTGAGAAAGGGCAACTATGCTGAGCGTGTGGGTGCCGGAGCCCCGGTCTATCTGGCTCCTGTGCTGGAGTATCTGATGGCTGAAATCCTCGAGCTGGCCGGTAACGCGGCCCAGGACAACAAAAAGACCCGCATCATCCCCAGACACCTGCAGCTGGCCGTCCGCAACGAcgaggagctcaacaagctgctgggagggATGACCATCGCTCAGGGCAGGGTGCTGCCTAATATCCAggctgtgctgctgcccaagaaaaccAGCGCCGCTGCGAGCTCGAAGACCAAGTGA